The genomic interval ACGACGGCTTCATCTTCGAGACGCTAACCTCGCGCGGCGGCATACTGATCGCGATCGAGGGCGAACCCCGCGCCGCCGACGCGCTGGCGCTGCTGCATGCCTATGGCGGTGGTAACGCGGCGATCGGCGCCTGGCGCGGCCGAGTCTGACCAGGTGCGCCGGCGCGCAGTCGCGCCGGCGTGCACAGGTATGCTGGCATCCACGCCATGGTTGCCCCATCCCCGACAGTCCGGCAGAATTGAGATAGAGGAGCGCAGGAGGCGCTGACGTGGCCCAGGGCCTTGGTCTCGGTCCAATTCGATTTCCGCCGCAGCACGAGCCGTATACGCCGCCCGAGCGGCGGCGTCACGGGACGTCGCCCGACAGCAGGGTAGGTCTGCTACGCCTGAAGCCCGCGCGCCCCCCCGCTGCCGCGACGGGCGCCAAGGCGGGGCGGGTGGGCTCCGCTGGCCCCGACGCCGCGCTGACCATCCTCCCGGATGACGTCGCTCCTGTCCAGGTGTCGTTTCTCCTCCGGGCAGACGGCCAGCGGATGGGCCGCTCGGCCGTCGCTTCGGTAGCCAGCCACGTCGCAGGCGTTGCCCTCTTCATGCTGCTTCTCAGCCTCGCCCCGGAACGCGTCTATGAGGCCATCGAGGCGGACAACTACGACGGCCTTATCTGGCTACCGGCAGAGGGACCCGGCGGTGGTGGCGGCGGCGGTGGCAACGAGTCACTCGAGTTGCCGCCGCAGGCGCTGCTGGAGGGGCCGGACGAGGCGGCGCTGAGTGTTCCCGTCGAAGAGGTGCCGGAGGTGGTCGATCCCGAGCCGGAACCGGAGCCCGAGCCGGAACCGGAACCGCTGGTGGCGCAGGAGCTATCGATTCCCGCGTTGCCGATCGCGGCGGCGCCCGAGACTCGGCCCGGCCTGCTGGAAGGCCTGCGGGTCGAGAACTCGACGTCGCAGGGAGCCGGGACGGGCGGCGGCGCTGGCTCCGGCGACGGCGGCGGCGCGGGACCGGGGCAGGGGGACGGTCTCGGTCCGGGTGAGGGAGGCGGTACCGGCGGTGGCGTCTTTCGTCCGGGCGCGGGTGTGACCACACCCCAACTCCTCCACGATGAACAGCCCAAGTACACCGCCGAGGCGATGCGCGCCCGTATTCAGGGATCGGTATGGCTGGAGGCGGTCGTGCTGCCGGACGGCACGGTAGGCGACGTCAAGGTCACGAAGTCGCTCGATCGGGTCTTCGGCCTCGACGAGCAGGCGATTCTGGCCGCGCGGCAGTGGCGCTTTGCTCCCGGCACCCGCTTCGGCGAGCCCGTCGCCGTGCTGGTTGTCCTCGAACTCTTCTTCAACCTCCGCTGACGTACACGGAAAACGCCCGGAAGGCGGGGCCTCCCGGGCGTTTCCGGCGAACGATTCGGACTGCGGTGCGCCGCTGTGCGGGCGTCCGCCCCCCCGGCGAGGGCTCGCGCGCCCGGCAGGGCGCGCGGAGCGGGCTGCTAGTACATCCCGCCCATGCCGCCCGGCATGCCGCCGCCGGCAGGCGCGGCCTCCTTCTTCTCCTCCGGCAACTCGCTGACGAGCGCCTCGGTGGTGAGGAGCAGCGACGAGATCGAGCCCGCGTTCTGCAGTGCGGTCCGCACCACCTTGGTCGGGTCGATCACGCCCGCATTGACCAGGTTCTCGTACACCTCGGTCTGGGCGTTGAAGCCCTCTTCGAGGGCGTCCGTCTCCCGGACCTTCTGCACGACGATGGACCCCTCGAGGCCGGCGTTCTGCGCGATCCAGCGCATCGGCTCCTCAAGCGCGCGATGAATGATGTTGGCGCCGATCTGCTGATCGCCATCCAGAGAGAGCCCGTCGAGCGCCGTCGCCGCACGCAGCAGCGCCACGCCGCCGCCCGGGACTATCCCCTCCTCGACGGCCGCCTTCGTGGCGTGCATCGCGTCCTCGACGCGGGCCTTCTTCTCCTTCATCTCGGTCTCGGTGGCAGCGCCGACCTTGATGACAGCCACGCCGCCCACCAGCTTCGCGAGCCGCTCCTGCAGCTTCTCACGGTCGTAGTCGGACGTCGTCTCGTCGATCTGCGCCCGGATCTGCTTGACCCGCCCGCTGATTGCTTCCGCGGTGCCGGCGCCTTCGACGATCGTCGTGTTGTCCTTGTCGATCGTCACCTTCTTCGCCTGTCCGAGATCCTCGATCCGAAGGCCCTCGAGCTTCAGGCCGAGGTCTTCGGTGATCGCCTTTCCGCCGGTCAGGATCGCGATGTCCTCGAGCATCGCCTTGCGGCGGTCGCCGAAGCCGGGCGCCTTGACCGCGGCGCCCTGCAGTCGGCCCTGCAGCTTGTTGACGACCAGCGTCGCGAGCGCTTCACCCTCGATGTCCTCGGCGATGATGAGCAGCGGACGGCCGAGTCTCACAACCTGCTCGAGGAGCGGCAGCAGGTCCTTCATCGAGCTGATCTTCTTCTCGTGGATCAGGATGACCGGGTTGTCGAGGATGCACTCCATCCGCTCCGGGTCGGTGACGAAGTAGGGCGACAGGTAACCTCGGTCGAACTGCATCCCTTCGACCACATCGTGCGTGGTCTCGAGAGTGCGGGCTTCCTCGACGGTGATGACGCCGTCCTTGCCCACCTTCTCCATCGCTTCGGCGATGGTGGTGCCGATCTCGGCGTCGTTGTTGGCCGAGATGGTGCCGACCTGCGCGATCATGTTGCCGCTGACCTCCTTCGACATCGTATGGAGCTCATCGACCACCGCCTCGACGGCGCGTTCGATAC from Acidobacteriota bacterium carries:
- a CDS encoding energy transducer TonB — protein: MAQGLGLGPIRFPPQHEPYTPPERRRHGTSPDSRVGLLRLKPARPPAAATGAKAGRVGSAGPDAALTILPDDVAPVQVSFLLRADGQRMGRSAVASVASHVAGVALFMLLLSLAPERVYEAIEADNYDGLIWLPAEGPGGGGGGGGNESLELPPQALLEGPDEAALSVPVEEVPEVVDPEPEPEPEPEPEPLVAQELSIPALPIAAAPETRPGLLEGLRVENSTSQGAGTGGGAGSGDGGGAGPGQGDGLGPGEGGGTGGGVFRPGAGVTTPQLLHDEQPKYTAEAMRARIQGSVWLEAVVLPDGTVGDVKVTKSLDRVFGLDEQAILAARQWRFAPGTRFGEPVAVLVVLELFFNLR
- the groL gene encoding chaperonin GroEL, which translates into the protein MAKKIVYGEQARQRILEGVNQLANAVKVTLGPKGRNVVLDKKFGSPTITKDGVTVAKEIELKDSLENMGAQMVREVASKTSDIAGDGTTTGTVLAQAIYREGAKNVVAGANPMEVKRGIERAVEAVVDELHTMSKEVSGNMIAQVGTISANNDAEIGTTIAEAMEKVGKDGVITVEEARTLETTHDVVEGMQFDRGYLSPYFVTDPERMECILDNPVILIHEKKISSMKDLLPLLEQVVRLGRPLLIIAEDIEGEALATLVVNKLQGRLQGAAVKAPGFGDRRKAMLEDIAILTGGKAITEDLGLKLEGLRIEDLGQAKKVTIDKDNTTIVEGAGTAEAISGRVKQIRAQIDETTSDYDREKLQERLAKLVGGVAVIKVGAATETEMKEKKARVEDAMHATKAAVEEGIVPGGGVALLRAATALDGLSLDGDQQIGANIIHRALEEPMRWIAQNAGLEGSIVVQKVRETDALEEGFNAQTEVYENLVNAGVIDPTKVVRTALQNAGSISSLLLTTEALVSELPEEKKEAAPAGGGMPGGMGGMY